From a single Kryptolebias marmoratus isolate JLee-2015 linkage group LG17, ASM164957v2, whole genome shotgun sequence genomic region:
- the aatkb gene encoding serine/threonine-protein kinase LMTK1 isoform X5 gives MLVLLVSSVFFRTGFALSSHFSPDGAPLSDMSFSSSLAVVAISFSGLFTFVFLMLACLCCKKGKMGFKEFKNVDGDEYHADMSTLASPASQGSPDVYILPLTEVSLPTTKQPARSVQLLKSTDLGRHSLLYLKEIGNGWFGKVLLGEVNTGLNTTQVVVKELKTSTGVQDQMHFLDEAKPYRTLEHPALLQCLAQCTEVTPYLLVMEFCPLGDVKGYLRSCRSSESITPEPLILQRMACDIASGLLHLHKHNFKHSDLALRNCLLTSDISVKIGDYGLAHTKYKDDYYVTSDQAYVPLRWIAPELVDEVHGNLLVADQTRQSNIWSLGVTIWELFELGNQPYKHYSDRQVLTYAVREQQLRLPKPLLKVPLAERWYEVMQFCWLQPDQRPNAEEVHLLLSYLCAKGASEAEEDFERRWNSLRPNAGFNSHRRSSGIPRDHPSSTSSSFPLLEQFSAESGDDVLTVTETSHGLNFEYKWEQARAEQAYRAPDSSSIHHCQEEFYPPGGIVGGCPMENLSHGVSPPYYQPKHLHPPNVLPVLSAHSPSVTSEYYIRIEEPVDCNMDPDYTLCSYSPEYQGSSGSFLTGSADSGECMACPSQTPNIGPYWSADIHKPDAYDSNDSSPAISLTMEPLLGQVSDSSPLRPWESSHYVSYKDRDGGYYYEHSPPLDIDSYLIGSEHSSEHHQESWGSRSLRQALGELENPLGISPSVNSPPLQAFRDSYLDTSQTSILGKNITGGYYDMMGSLRKTMPNHTRHNSHSVSINMETGGALFIGHRDTESEEEEDDIFIERHTCNTWPSKHRHSRRQASHSCRQDTYVDFHYTMPSTDIEDTWPEEHSLAFHSLPKPIDYLEPHQAKDNSACLSLSKHHAMLPSDSCNAYIYLCHDGEPQLPVSAECCHTHFVDPLTGLLVRNNSYCHSNYIRDKAVDIPNNEEMINLSPAPGGPIVPKHALKSQDCEEHYANLTSEETLHKEKREEVIKENLTMQKPPEPRIEEQNLTMTKTPPPPADNTHVMVAVSDPPSELSHAADSGVEHGGSTVSLADILDCSDEDDDITDVTSGIFADEGSELNASPAFKSLQKQVGTPDSMDSMDLPSAAGSCEGLSPASSHPSSSPRAMDSGYDTENNESPEFVPKESHESRPQPQGKPALDASLEEDKMVPSEGEPSMGEDSALENFQTGEHVLLPLSDKTPYRDSAYFSDYENERQSRDDEGELRETNDEGEQHFGEKKAEKRKTEEEEDLKLGGGDETEGTTESCPPPEMETEEEPGPSLEPADPEGILDEWPSQEESSSLGDWAAEVVGAMEEALGALSGDCTSGFKVDKKETEDTKDSVQASETEEAAIKTVQRRPPGVSCEIPHTLPKDEVALQHTANSRRFSSSSPVSPSMPPPPPADGEEADDSNDSDESDEELRTDSVQSGGEGEGEGEDSEEECHPVPIVVSDDSEAHKLRSLLKMPTLLTEENLEEELERKKKTVSFFDDVTVYLFDQESPTKELVEHGFPLAPEGRSSRRKSPDGPTASDDSSDGNVSEERFEWEDDFPLLPLPTSSVAADSPPPRSVTKPAAQFSRFTVSPSNVSRFSITHISDSDMDSAGGWSGRTSSLKE, from the exons ATGGCGCTCCGCTGAGTGACAtgtccttttcctcctccctggctgtggtggccatctccTTCTCGGGTCTCTTCACCTTCGTCTTCCTCATGCTGGCCTGCCTCTGCTGCAAGAAGGGCAAGATGGGCTTCAAG gaaTTCAAGAATGTGGACGGGGACGAGTACCATGCAGACATGTCCACGCTGGCGTCTCCGGCCTCCCAGGGCAGCCCGGACGTGTACATCCTGCCGCTCACCGAGGTGTCGCTGCCGACCACCAAGCAGCCGGCCCGGTCAG tCCAGCTGCTGAAGTCCACAGATCTGGGCCGCCACAGTCTCCTCTACCTGAAAGAGATCGGGAATGGCTGGTTCGGGAAG GTTCTGCTGGGGGAGGTGAACACGGGCCTGAACACCACCCAGGTGGTGGTAAAGGAGCTCAAAACCAGCACCGGTGTGCAGGACCAGATGCACTTCCTGGATGAAGCAAAACCTTACAG GACTCTGGAGCACCCGGCTCTGCTGCAGTGTCTGGCTCAATGCACCGAGGTCACTCCCTACCTGCTGGTGATGGAGTTCTGTCCTCTG GGGGACGTGAAGGGTTACCTCCGCAGCTGCAGGTCCAGTGAGTCCATCACCCCTGAGCCGTTGATCCTGCAGAGGATGGCCTGTGACATCGCATCGGGACTTCTGcacctgcacaaacacaactttaaacACAG CGACCTGGCTCTAAGGAACTGCTTGTTGACTTCTGACATCTCAGTAAAAATTGGGGATTATGGTCTGGCTCACACCAAATATAAG GACGATTACTACGTGACATCGGATCAGGCGTACGTGCCGCTGCGTTGGATCGCTCCGGAGCTCGTCGATGAGGTTCACGGGAACCTGCTGGTGGCCGATCAGACCCGACAGAGCAACATCTG GTCTCTCGGTGTGACTATCTGGGAGCTGTTTGAGCTGGGAAACCAGCCCTACAAACATTACTCTGACAGGCAAGTTCTGACGTACGCTGTGAGGGAGCAGCAGCTTCGACTGCCCAAACCGCTGCTCAAAGTGCCCCTGGCTGAACGCTG GTACGAGGTGATGCAGTTCTGCTGGCTCCAACCGGATCAGAGACCCAATGCAGAGGAAGTCCACCTGTTGCTCAGCTACCTGTGTGCCAAGGGGGCCAGCGAGGCCGAGGAGGACTTTGAGAGGCGCTGGAACTCCCTGCGTCCCAACGCTGGCTTCAACAGCCACCGCAGGAGCTCTGGTATCCCCCGAGACCACCCGTCATCGACCTCCTCCTCGTTCCCTCTGCTGGAGCAGTTTTCAGCAGAGTCTGGAGACGACGTACTGACAGTCACAGAGACCAGCCATGGCCTGAACTTTGAGTATAAATGGGAACAAGCCAGAGCAGAGCAGGCTTACAGAGCCCCCGACTCCTCAAGCATCCATCACTGTCAGGAGGAGTTTTACCCTCCGGGGGGGATTGTTGGAGGTTGCCCCATGGAAAACCTGAGCCATGGAGTTTCTCCTCCTTACTATCAGCCAAAACACTTACATCCACCAAATGTGCTCCCCGTCCTCAGCGCCCACAGCCCCTCAGTAACCAGTGAATACTACATCCGCATCGAGGAGCCAGTGGACTGTAACATGGATCCGGATTACACCCTGTGCTCCTACAGCCCCGAGTATCAGGGGAGCAGCGGGAGCTTCCTGACCGGGAGTGCAGACTCGGGAGAATGCATGGCCTGCCCGTCACAGACTCCAAACATCGGCCCCTACTGGTCTGCAGACATCCATAAACCTGATGCATACGACTCCAACGACTCAAGTCCAGCTATCTCCTTGACGATGGAGCCCCTTTTAGGACAAGTGTCAGACAGCAGCCCCCTTCGGCCCTGGGAGTCAAGCCACTATGTGTCCTACAAAGACAGAGATGGGGGTTACTACTATGAGCATTCTCCACCTTTAGATATAGATTCATACCTGATTGGGAGTGAGCACTCCAGTGAGCATCATCAAGAAAGCTGGGGGTCAAGAAGCCTTCGTCAGGCTTTGGGTGAACTGGAGAATCCTCTGGGCATTTCCCCGTCCGTAAACAGTCCACCTCTGCAGGCTTTCAGAGACTCATACCTGGACACAAGTCAGACCTCCATCTTAGGAAAGAACATCACCGGGGGCTACTACGACATGATGGGCTCTTTAAGGAAGACCATGCCCAACCACACGAGGCACAACAGCCACTCTGTCAGCATCAACATGGAGACCGGAGGCGCTCTCTTCATCGGGCACAGAGACACCGagtcagaggaggaagaggacgacATATTTATTGAGAGACACACCTGCAACACCTGGCCTTCGAAACACCGCCACAGCAGGCGACAGGCGAGCCACAGCTGCAGACAGGACACCTACGTTGATTTCCACTACACAATGCCAAGCACGGACATCGAAGACACCTGGCCGGAGGAGCACAGCTTGGCTTTTCACTCTCTGCCCAAACCCATCGACTACCTGGAGCCACACCAGGCCAAAGACAACAGTGCCTGCCTCAGTCTGAGCAAACATCATGCCATGCTGCCCTCAGACAGCTGCAACGCCTACATCTACCTGTGCCATGACGGCGAGCCTCAGCTGCCGGTGTCTGCAGAGTGCTGCCACACTCATTTTGTTGACCCACTTACTGGCCTGCTGGTCAGGAACAACAGCTACTGTCACAGCAACTACATCAGAGATAAGGCCGTTGATATCCCAAACAATGAAGAGATGATCAACCTGTCACCGGCTCCAGGAGGTCCCATTGTGCCCAAACATGCCTTAAAGTCTCAAGACTGTGAAGAGCACTACGCTAATCTGACATCTGAGGAAACTCTACACAAAGAGAAGAGAGAGGAGGTAATCAAAGAGAATCTAACCATGCAGAAACCACCAGAACCGAGAATCGAGGAGCAGAACCTGACGATGACTAAAacccctccacctcctgcagACAACACGCATGTGATGGTGGCCGTCTCAGATCCACCATCGGAGCTGAGTCACGCTGCCGATAGCGGTGTGGAACATGGTGGCTCCACCGTAAGCCTCGCTGACATCCTGGACTGCAGCGATGAAGACGATGACATCACTGACGTCACTTCGGGGATCTTTGCTGACGAGGGCAGTGAGCTGAATGCGTCTCCTGCTTTCAAATCTCTCCAGAAGCAGGTCGGAACTCCAGATTCTATGGATTCCATGGACCTTCCATCTGCAGCTGGGTCCTGTGAAGGCCTCAGTCCTGCATCCTCCCACCCGTCTAGCTCTCCCAGAGCTATGGACAGTGGTTATGACACAGAAAACAACGAGAGTCCAGAATTTGTCCCCAAAGAATCCCACGAATCGCGCCCACAGCCTCAGGGAAAGCCTGCCCTTGATGCAAGTCTGGAGGAGGATAAAATGGTCCCCTCAGAAGGGGAACCATCAATGGGTGAAGATTCAGCTTTGGAGAACTTCCAGACAGGTGAGCATGTTCTCTTACCACTGAGCGATAAGACGCCATACAGAGACTCCGCCTACTTTTCAGATTATGAGAATGAGAGGCAAAGCCGGGATGATGAGGGGGAGCTGAGAGAAACAAACGATGAAGGGGAGCAGCACTTTGGAGAAAAGAAGGCAGAGAAACGTAAaactgaagaggaggaagaccTAAAActtggaggaggagatgaaacaGAAGGAACAACAGAATCCTGTCCTCCTCCGGAgatggagacagaggaggaacCAGGACCATCTCTGGAGCCGGCCGACCCTGAGGGGATTCTGGATGAATGGCCGTCCCAGGAGGAGAGCTCCTCTCTGGGAGACTGGGCAGCCGAGGTGGTGGGGGCCATGGAGGAGGCTCTCGGTGCCCTCAGTGGAGACTGCACCTCCGGTTTTAAGGTGGATAAGAAGGAAACTGAGGACACAAAAGATTCTGTTCAAGCTTCTGAGACGGAGGAGGCCGCgataaaaactgttcaaagaaGACCACCAGGGGTGTCCTGTGAGATCCCACACACCTTACCCAAAGATGAGGTGGCCCTGCAGCACACGGCAAACAGCAGGAggttctcctcctcttcacctgTCTCTCCATCcatgcctcctcctcctccagctgatgGTGAGGAGGCCGACGACAGCAACGACAGCGACGAGTCAGACGAGGAGCTGAGGACCGACAGCGTGCAGAGCGGAGGCGAGGGCGAGGGCGAGGGCGAGGACAGTGAGGAAGAGTGCCACCCGGTGCCCATTGTGGTGAGCGACGACAGCGAGGCCCACAAACTGAGGAGCCTCCTCAAGATGCCGACGCTGCTGacggaggagaacctggaggaggagctggaacgGAAGAAGAAGACTGTGTCCTTCTTCGACGATGTAACCGTCTATCTGTTCGATCAG GAGAGTCCCACTAAAGAGCTGGTTGAGCACGGCTTCCCTTTAGCTCCAGAGGGTCGGAGCTCCAGAAGAAAGTCCCCCGACGGGCCGACCGCCTCGGATGATTCTTCAGATGGGAACGTCTCAGAAGAGA GGTTCGAGTGGGAGGATGACTTCCCTCTCCTTCCTCTGCCAACGTCCTCGGTGGCAGCCGACTCCCCGCCGCCTCGCTCCGTCACCAAACCGGCCGCCCAGTTCTCACGCTTCACCGTGTCCCCGTCCAACGTGTCCCGCTTCTCCATCACTCACATTTCTGACTCTGACATGGACTCGGCCGGAGGTTGGTCAGGAAGGACTTCTTCTCTAAAagagtga
- the aatkb gene encoding serine/threonine-protein kinase LMTK1 isoform X3 gives MLVLLVSSVFFRTGFALSSHFSPDGAPLSDMSFSSSLAVVAISFSGLFTFVFLMLACLCCKKGKMGFKEFKNVDGDEYHADMSTLASPASQGSPDVYILPLTEVSLPTTKQPARSVQLLKSTDLGRHSLLYLKEIGNGWFGKVLLGEVNTGLNTTQVVVKELKTSTGVQDQMHFLDEAKPYRTLEHPALLQCLAQCTEVTPYLLVMEFCPLGDVKGYLRSCRSSESITPEPLILQRMACDIASGLLHLHKHNFKHSDLALRNCLLTSDISVKIGDYGLAHTKYKDDYYVTSDQAYVPLRWIAPELVDEVHGNLLVADQTRQSNIWSLGVTIWELFELGNQPYKHYSDRQVLTYAVREQQLRLPKPLLKVPLAERWYEVMQFCWLQPDQRPNAEEVHLLLSYLCAKGASEAEEDFERRWNSLRPNAGFNSHRRSSGIPRDHPSSTSSSFPLLEQFSAESGDDVLTVTETSHGLNFEYKWEQARAEQAYRAPDSSSIHHCQEEFYPPGGIVGGCPMENLSHGVSPPYYQPKHLHPPNVLPVLSAHSPSVTSEYYIRIEEPVDCNMDPDYTLCSYSPEYQGSSGSFLTGSADSGECMACPSQTPNIGPYWSADIHKPDAYDSNDSSPAISLTMEPLLGQVSDSSPLRPWESSHYVSYKDRDGGYYYEHSPPLDIDSYLIGSEHSSEHHQESWGSRSLRQALGELENPLGISPSVNSPPLQAFRDSYLDTSQTSILGKNITGGYYDMMGSLRKTMPNHTRHNSHSVSINMETGGALFIGHRDTESEEEEDDIFIERHTCNTWPSKHRHSRRQASHSCRQDTYVDFHYTMPSTDIEDTWPEEHSLAFHSLPKPIDYLEPHQAKDNSACLSLSKHHAMLPSDSCNAYIYLCHDGEPQLPVSAECCHTHFVDPLTGLLVRNNSYCHSNYIRDKAVDIPNNEEMINLSPAPGGPIVPKHALKSQDCEEHYANLTSEETLHKEKREEVIKENLTMQKPPEPRIEEQNLTMTKTPPPPADNTHVMVAVSDPPSELSHAADSGVEHGGSTVSLADILDCSDEDDDITDVTSGIFADEGSELNASPAFKSLQKQVGTPDSMDSMDLPSAAGSCEGLSPASSHPSSSPRAMDSGYDTENNESPEFVPKESHESRPQPQGKPALDASLEEDKMVPSEGEPSMGEDSALENFQTGEHVLLPLSDKTPYRDSAYFSDYENERQSRDDEGELRETNDEGEQHFGEKKAEKRKTEEEEDLKLGGGDETEGTTESCPPPEMETEEEPGPSLEPADPEGILDEWPSQEESSSLGDWAAEVVGAMEEALGALSGDCTSGFKVDKKETEDTKDSVQASETEEAAIKTVQRRPPGVSCEIPHTLPKDEVALQHTANSRRFSSSSPVSPSMPPPPPADGEEADDSNDSDESDEELRTDSVQSGGEGEGEGEDSEEECHPVPIVVSDDSEAHKLRSLLKMPTLLTEENLEEELERKKKTVSFFDDVTVYLFDQESPTKELVEHGFPLAPEGRSSRRKSPDGPTASDDSSDGNVSEESAGFEWEDDFPLLPLPTSSVAADSPPPRSVTKPAAQFSRFTVSPSNVSRFSITHISDSDMDSAGGWSGRTSSLKE, from the exons ATGGCGCTCCGCTGAGTGACAtgtccttttcctcctccctggctgtggtggccatctccTTCTCGGGTCTCTTCACCTTCGTCTTCCTCATGCTGGCCTGCCTCTGCTGCAAGAAGGGCAAGATGGGCTTCAAG gaaTTCAAGAATGTGGACGGGGACGAGTACCATGCAGACATGTCCACGCTGGCGTCTCCGGCCTCCCAGGGCAGCCCGGACGTGTACATCCTGCCGCTCACCGAGGTGTCGCTGCCGACCACCAAGCAGCCGGCCCGGTCAG tCCAGCTGCTGAAGTCCACAGATCTGGGCCGCCACAGTCTCCTCTACCTGAAAGAGATCGGGAATGGCTGGTTCGGGAAG GTTCTGCTGGGGGAGGTGAACACGGGCCTGAACACCACCCAGGTGGTGGTAAAGGAGCTCAAAACCAGCACCGGTGTGCAGGACCAGATGCACTTCCTGGATGAAGCAAAACCTTACAG GACTCTGGAGCACCCGGCTCTGCTGCAGTGTCTGGCTCAATGCACCGAGGTCACTCCCTACCTGCTGGTGATGGAGTTCTGTCCTCTG GGGGACGTGAAGGGTTACCTCCGCAGCTGCAGGTCCAGTGAGTCCATCACCCCTGAGCCGTTGATCCTGCAGAGGATGGCCTGTGACATCGCATCGGGACTTCTGcacctgcacaaacacaactttaaacACAG CGACCTGGCTCTAAGGAACTGCTTGTTGACTTCTGACATCTCAGTAAAAATTGGGGATTATGGTCTGGCTCACACCAAATATAAG GACGATTACTACGTGACATCGGATCAGGCGTACGTGCCGCTGCGTTGGATCGCTCCGGAGCTCGTCGATGAGGTTCACGGGAACCTGCTGGTGGCCGATCAGACCCGACAGAGCAACATCTG GTCTCTCGGTGTGACTATCTGGGAGCTGTTTGAGCTGGGAAACCAGCCCTACAAACATTACTCTGACAGGCAAGTTCTGACGTACGCTGTGAGGGAGCAGCAGCTTCGACTGCCCAAACCGCTGCTCAAAGTGCCCCTGGCTGAACGCTG GTACGAGGTGATGCAGTTCTGCTGGCTCCAACCGGATCAGAGACCCAATGCAGAGGAAGTCCACCTGTTGCTCAGCTACCTGTGTGCCAAGGGGGCCAGCGAGGCCGAGGAGGACTTTGAGAGGCGCTGGAACTCCCTGCGTCCCAACGCTGGCTTCAACAGCCACCGCAGGAGCTCTGGTATCCCCCGAGACCACCCGTCATCGACCTCCTCCTCGTTCCCTCTGCTGGAGCAGTTTTCAGCAGAGTCTGGAGACGACGTACTGACAGTCACAGAGACCAGCCATGGCCTGAACTTTGAGTATAAATGGGAACAAGCCAGAGCAGAGCAGGCTTACAGAGCCCCCGACTCCTCAAGCATCCATCACTGTCAGGAGGAGTTTTACCCTCCGGGGGGGATTGTTGGAGGTTGCCCCATGGAAAACCTGAGCCATGGAGTTTCTCCTCCTTACTATCAGCCAAAACACTTACATCCACCAAATGTGCTCCCCGTCCTCAGCGCCCACAGCCCCTCAGTAACCAGTGAATACTACATCCGCATCGAGGAGCCAGTGGACTGTAACATGGATCCGGATTACACCCTGTGCTCCTACAGCCCCGAGTATCAGGGGAGCAGCGGGAGCTTCCTGACCGGGAGTGCAGACTCGGGAGAATGCATGGCCTGCCCGTCACAGACTCCAAACATCGGCCCCTACTGGTCTGCAGACATCCATAAACCTGATGCATACGACTCCAACGACTCAAGTCCAGCTATCTCCTTGACGATGGAGCCCCTTTTAGGACAAGTGTCAGACAGCAGCCCCCTTCGGCCCTGGGAGTCAAGCCACTATGTGTCCTACAAAGACAGAGATGGGGGTTACTACTATGAGCATTCTCCACCTTTAGATATAGATTCATACCTGATTGGGAGTGAGCACTCCAGTGAGCATCATCAAGAAAGCTGGGGGTCAAGAAGCCTTCGTCAGGCTTTGGGTGAACTGGAGAATCCTCTGGGCATTTCCCCGTCCGTAAACAGTCCACCTCTGCAGGCTTTCAGAGACTCATACCTGGACACAAGTCAGACCTCCATCTTAGGAAAGAACATCACCGGGGGCTACTACGACATGATGGGCTCTTTAAGGAAGACCATGCCCAACCACACGAGGCACAACAGCCACTCTGTCAGCATCAACATGGAGACCGGAGGCGCTCTCTTCATCGGGCACAGAGACACCGagtcagaggaggaagaggacgacATATTTATTGAGAGACACACCTGCAACACCTGGCCTTCGAAACACCGCCACAGCAGGCGACAGGCGAGCCACAGCTGCAGACAGGACACCTACGTTGATTTCCACTACACAATGCCAAGCACGGACATCGAAGACACCTGGCCGGAGGAGCACAGCTTGGCTTTTCACTCTCTGCCCAAACCCATCGACTACCTGGAGCCACACCAGGCCAAAGACAACAGTGCCTGCCTCAGTCTGAGCAAACATCATGCCATGCTGCCCTCAGACAGCTGCAACGCCTACATCTACCTGTGCCATGACGGCGAGCCTCAGCTGCCGGTGTCTGCAGAGTGCTGCCACACTCATTTTGTTGACCCACTTACTGGCCTGCTGGTCAGGAACAACAGCTACTGTCACAGCAACTACATCAGAGATAAGGCCGTTGATATCCCAAACAATGAAGAGATGATCAACCTGTCACCGGCTCCAGGAGGTCCCATTGTGCCCAAACATGCCTTAAAGTCTCAAGACTGTGAAGAGCACTACGCTAATCTGACATCTGAGGAAACTCTACACAAAGAGAAGAGAGAGGAGGTAATCAAAGAGAATCTAACCATGCAGAAACCACCAGAACCGAGAATCGAGGAGCAGAACCTGACGATGACTAAAacccctccacctcctgcagACAACACGCATGTGATGGTGGCCGTCTCAGATCCACCATCGGAGCTGAGTCACGCTGCCGATAGCGGTGTGGAACATGGTGGCTCCACCGTAAGCCTCGCTGACATCCTGGACTGCAGCGATGAAGACGATGACATCACTGACGTCACTTCGGGGATCTTTGCTGACGAGGGCAGTGAGCTGAATGCGTCTCCTGCTTTCAAATCTCTCCAGAAGCAGGTCGGAACTCCAGATTCTATGGATTCCATGGACCTTCCATCTGCAGCTGGGTCCTGTGAAGGCCTCAGTCCTGCATCCTCCCACCCGTCTAGCTCTCCCAGAGCTATGGACAGTGGTTATGACACAGAAAACAACGAGAGTCCAGAATTTGTCCCCAAAGAATCCCACGAATCGCGCCCACAGCCTCAGGGAAAGCCTGCCCTTGATGCAAGTCTGGAGGAGGATAAAATGGTCCCCTCAGAAGGGGAACCATCAATGGGTGAAGATTCAGCTTTGGAGAACTTCCAGACAGGTGAGCATGTTCTCTTACCACTGAGCGATAAGACGCCATACAGAGACTCCGCCTACTTTTCAGATTATGAGAATGAGAGGCAAAGCCGGGATGATGAGGGGGAGCTGAGAGAAACAAACGATGAAGGGGAGCAGCACTTTGGAGAAAAGAAGGCAGAGAAACGTAAaactgaagaggaggaagaccTAAAActtggaggaggagatgaaacaGAAGGAACAACAGAATCCTGTCCTCCTCCGGAgatggagacagaggaggaacCAGGACCATCTCTGGAGCCGGCCGACCCTGAGGGGATTCTGGATGAATGGCCGTCCCAGGAGGAGAGCTCCTCTCTGGGAGACTGGGCAGCCGAGGTGGTGGGGGCCATGGAGGAGGCTCTCGGTGCCCTCAGTGGAGACTGCACCTCCGGTTTTAAGGTGGATAAGAAGGAAACTGAGGACACAAAAGATTCTGTTCAAGCTTCTGAGACGGAGGAGGCCGCgataaaaactgttcaaagaaGACCACCAGGGGTGTCCTGTGAGATCCCACACACCTTACCCAAAGATGAGGTGGCCCTGCAGCACACGGCAAACAGCAGGAggttctcctcctcttcacctgTCTCTCCATCcatgcctcctcctcctccagctgatgGTGAGGAGGCCGACGACAGCAACGACAGCGACGAGTCAGACGAGGAGCTGAGGACCGACAGCGTGCAGAGCGGAGGCGAGGGCGAGGGCGAGGGCGAGGACAGTGAGGAAGAGTGCCACCCGGTGCCCATTGTGGTGAGCGACGACAGCGAGGCCCACAAACTGAGGAGCCTCCTCAAGATGCCGACGCTGCTGacggaggagaacctggaggaggagctggaacgGAAGAAGAAGACTGTGTCCTTCTTCGACGATGTAACCGTCTATCTGTTCGATCAG GAGAGTCCCACTAAAGAGCTGGTTGAGCACGGCTTCCCTTTAGCTCCAGAGGGTCGGAGCTCCAGAAGAAAGTCCCCCGACGGGCCGACCGCCTCGGATGATTCTTCAGATGGGAACGTCTCAGAAGAGA GTGCAGGGTTCGAGTGGGAGGATGACTTCCCTCTCCTTCCTCTGCCAACGTCCTCGGTGGCAGCCGACTCCCCGCCGCCTCGCTCCGTCACCAAACCGGCCGCCCAGTTCTCACGCTTCACCGTGTCCCCGTCCAACGTGTCCCGCTTCTCCATCACTCACATTTCTGACTCTGACATGGACTCGGCCGGAGGTTGGTCAGGAAGGACTTCTTCTCTAAAagagtga